The Plectropomus leopardus isolate mb chromosome 22, YSFRI_Pleo_2.0, whole genome shotgun sequence genome includes a window with the following:
- the tmem121b gene encoding transmembrane protein 121B encodes MISETGSDNPKADYLRSEAAYSPSSPDSSSPEAGHLSRRRDTQTTSGSILPEESGSIQPLVSSAAAAACIMTSGEFMQTAPLLAHKSKRSLLYKALCFLLLVFQGGVLDFYLIIFTDLYWCSWIATDLVVISGWGIFFMKNARSKRERACGFHQKSSIFGCNLGEFTYAYLAWLIYVIACTPKVVLILETSILDLIALKVPCGVTGFKIIVLLSAPLLFCLINSIIEDLNGATRHHSQSCFMSTCLDLLDSFTLVEMLLRSEIPTVYLKYTVISVYFVALAVPVIWLYELTASELRCRWLWARFSTGLVVNAPLLVVRCFQVYVYKMPVSVFMFKNIFFLSCKLLELVEQCVAVRGVRRLAGGSNPAQFSHCVSENDMCPHGYVNTLAVTQS; translated from the coding sequence ATGATCTCAGAAACTGGCAGCGACAATCCGAAGGCAGACTATCTCCGATCCGAAGCCGCCTACAGCCCATCCTCCCCCGACTCCTCTTCCCCGGAAGCCGGGCACCTGAGCAGGAGGCGGGACACGCAGACCACCAGCGGCAGCATCCTCCCGGAGGAGAGCGGCAGCATCCAGCCCCTGGTCTCCTCGGCCGCGGCCGCCGCCTGCATCATGACATCGGGGGAGTTCATGCAGACCGCCCCGCTGCTGGCGCACAAATCCAAGCGAAGCCTGCTGTACAAGGCGCTCTGCTTTCTGCTGCTCGTCTTCCAGGGCGGCGTCCTCGACTTCTACCTCATTATCTTCACCGACCTGTACTGGTGCTCGTGGATCGCCACGGACCTGGTGGTGATCTCCGGCTGGGGGATTTTCTTCATGAAGAACGCGCGCAGCAAGCGCGAGCGGGCCTGCGGCTTCCACCAGAAGAGCTCCATCTTCGGCTGCAACCTCGGGGAGTTCACCTACGCCTACCTGGCCTGGCTCATCTATGTCATCGCGTGTACCCCCAAAGTGGTGCTCATCCTCGAGACGTCCATCCTGGATCTGATCGCGCTCAAGGTCCCGTGCGGAGTGACCGGCTTTAAGATCATCGTGCTGCTGTCGGCGCCGCTGCTCTTCTGCCTCATCAACTCCATCATCGAGGATCTGAACGGGGCCACGCGCCACCACTCCCAGAGCTGCTTCATGAGCACGTGCCTGGACCTGCTGGACAGCTTCACGCTCGTGGAGATGCTGCTGCGGAGCGAGATTCCCACCGTGTACCTCAAGTACACCGTCATCTCGGTGTACTTCGTGGCCCTGGCGGTGCCGGTGATCTGGCTTTACGAGCTGACCGCGTCCGAGCTGCGCTGCCGGTGGCTGTGGGCCCGCTTCTCCACGGGCCTGGTGGTCAACGCGCCGCTGCTCGTGGTCAGGTGTTTCCAGGTGTACGTGTACAAGATGCCGGTGTCGGTTTTCATGTTCAAAAACATCTTCTTCCTGTCTTGTAAGCTGCTGGAGCTGGTGGAGCAGTGCGTGGCGGTGCGGGGGGTGCGGAGGCTGGCCGGAGGCAGCAACCCGGCACAGTTCTCACACTGCGTGTCCGAGAACGACATGTGTCCGCACGGATATGTCAACACACTGGCCGTCACCCAGTCCTAG